In one Candidatus Cloacimonadota bacterium genomic region, the following are encoded:
- a CDS encoding TrkA family potassium uptake protein: protein MFIIIAGAGTVGYRIVAKLVQNKHDVVVIDKDRDVCENLYSETGATTINGDATKLRVLKDAGASKADSFVCLMRNDADNIACALLAKSLGVEDIISRVRRPQYKKAYQIAGINGIVDISRLLVNRIIEEVEKPEVKRIFTMGDGKTGVYAILMKKNSQAIGMTIRDIVKKNKFPDDCLFMGVYKNNMEDFFIPRGNFVIQENDTVFVVSNSQYIKQASDFLTKTVKQKKALNNPSPNLN, encoded by the coding sequence ATGTTTATAATAATTGCTGGAGCCGGAACAGTCGGCTATAGGATTGTGGCGAAACTTGTCCAAAACAAACACGATGTGGTAGTGATTGATAAAGACAGAGATGTATGTGAAAATCTATATAGCGAAACCGGTGCTACCACTATTAACGGAGATGCGACCAAATTACGTGTTCTCAAAGATGCGGGAGCATCAAAAGCAGATTCCTTCGTTTGCCTGATGAGGAATGATGCTGATAATATTGCTTGTGCTCTTCTTGCAAAAAGTCTGGGAGTGGAAGACATAATAAGTCGAGTTCGCAGACCGCAGTATAAAAAAGCATATCAAATTGCCGGCATAAACGGCATCGTAGATATTTCCCGTCTGTTGGTTAACCGGATAATTGAAGAAGTGGAAAAACCTGAAGTGAAACGAATTTTTACAATGGGTGACGGGAAAACAGGTGTATATGCCATTTTAATGAAGAAAAATTCTCAAGCTATTGGAATGACCATCCGAGATATTGTGAAGAAAAATAAATTTCCGGATGATTGTTTGTTCATGGGCGTATATAAAAACAATATGGAAGATTTTTTTATTCCACGCGGCAATTTCGTTATTCAAGAGAACGACACGGTTTTTGTGGTTTCAAATAGTCAATATATAAAACAGGCTTCCGATTTTCTTACAAAAACAGTAAAGCAAAAAAAAGCCTTGAATAATCCTTCACCAAATTTAAATTAA